The Coleofasciculaceae cyanobacterium genome includes a window with the following:
- a CDS encoding histidinol-phosphate transaminase has protein sequence MSDRLSFIRSELAQLAVYTPHPGGESAAIVDRLDTNESPLDLPAEIKSKLAWAYQQEIEANRYPDGSQQELKSAIAEYVNESADSTKSFCTANISVGNGSDELIRSLLIATCLGAEGSILVATPTFSMYGILAKTLGIPVVTVSRQKDFALNLDAAQQAIEQTNNPPVRVVFVVHPNSPTGNALKTEELDWLKTLPENILVVVDEAYFEFSQTSVVSELAQRSNWIVLRTFSKAFRLAAHRVGYAIANRDLVRVLEKVRLPYNLPSFSQIAARVALQQRQLLLPLVTQTIEERERIYQILQANGAFKVWQSQANFLYLGLADLSNKQHEQTLADITQSLKAKGTLIRHTGGGLRITIGTPEENNRTIEKLAAVGK, from the coding sequence ATGAGCGATCGCCTTTCTTTTATCCGTTCTGAATTAGCCCAACTGGCTGTTTATACACCACATCCAGGAGGGGAAAGCGCAGCCATTGTCGATCGTCTAGATACTAATGAAAGCCCCTTAGACTTACCCGCAGAAATCAAATCTAAGCTGGCGTGGGCATATCAACAGGAGATAGAAGCCAACCGCTATCCCGATGGTAGCCAACAGGAGTTAAAAAGCGCGATCGCAGAATACGTCAATGAGTCAGCTGATTCCACCAAAAGTTTCTGTACCGCTAACATTTCAGTCGGCAATGGTTCAGATGAACTAATACGTTCATTGTTAATCGCTACTTGCTTAGGCGCAGAGGGTTCAATTTTAGTGGCAACTCCCACTTTTTCCATGTATGGCATCTTGGCTAAGACTTTAGGGATTCCTGTTGTCACCGTTTCCAGACAAAAAGATTTTGCCTTAAACTTAGATGCTGCCCAGCAAGCAATCGAGCAAACCAATAATCCTCCAGTGCGGGTAGTATTTGTAGTACATCCTAATTCACCGACGGGAAATGCTTTAAAAACTGAGGAATTAGACTGGCTTAAAACTTTACCAGAGAATATTTTAGTCGTAGTAGACGAAGCTTATTTTGAGTTTAGTCAAACCTCTGTCGTGAGCGAGTTAGCTCAGCGTAGCAACTGGATCGTGTTGCGTACCTTCTCCAAAGCCTTCCGATTAGCAGCCCATCGTGTCGGATATGCGATCGCCAATCGCGATCTAGTTAGAGTGTTAGAGAAAGTTCGTCTACCTTATAACCTTCCGAGTTTTTCCCAGATAGCAGCGAGGGTAGCCTTACAGCAACGTCAGTTACTTTTACCATTAGTTACCCAAACCATAGAAGAAAGAGAGCGAATTTATCAAATTCTCCAGGCAAACGGCGCATTTAAAGTATGGCAAAGTCAGGCTAACTTTTTGTATCTTGGCTTAGCCGATCTCAGCAATAAGCAGCATGAGCAAACTCTGGCAGACATTACTCAGAGTCTTAAAGCTAAAGGAACTCTCATTCGTCATACAGGAGGTGGTTTACGCATTACCATCGGTACTCCTGAAGAAAATAACCGCACCATAGAAAAATTAGCTGCGGTGGGGAAGTAA
- the trpC gene encoding indole-3-glycerol phosphate synthase TrpC has translation MQIRRRNPNPKVNSAEVEYRSKIPNCEPNHILEEIVWHKEVEVDRLRDRLPLMQLRQQVEDVAPPQDFLAALRNGKTNPALIAEVKKASPSKGVIRADFNPVAIALAYEKGNATCLSVLTDEKFFQGSFNNLSLIRQAVDLPLLCKEFIIYPYQIYFARAQGADAVLLIAAILEAKDLNYFIKITKALGMTPLIEVHTLEELDRVLKIDGVELVGINNRNLADFSVSLQTTCDILAARREELSQRNILVVSESGLHTPEDLNTVKEAGAKAVLIGESLVKQEDITQAASNLFNFGN, from the coding sequence ATGCAAATTAGACGTAGAAATCCTAATCCTAAAGTTAATTCGGCAGAAGTAGAATATCGCTCAAAAATTCCTAATTGTGAACCTAATCATATTTTAGAAGAGATTGTCTGGCACAAAGAGGTAGAAGTCGATCGCCTGCGCGATCGCTTGCCTTTAATGCAATTACGACAGCAGGTAGAGGATGTTGCACCTCCCCAAGACTTTTTGGCTGCATTACGTAACGGTAAAACTAATCCTGCTTTAATTGCCGAAGTTAAGAAAGCCTCGCCTTCTAAAGGAGTAATTAGAGCCGACTTTAATCCAGTAGCGATCGCTCTTGCTTATGAAAAGGGTAATGCAACCTGTCTATCTGTCTTAACTGATGAGAAGTTCTTCCAAGGAAGCTTTAATAATCTTAGTTTAATCAGACAAGCAGTAGATTTACCTTTGTTGTGCAAAGAGTTTATTATCTATCCCTATCAAATTTATTTTGCCCGCGCTCAAGGTGCAGATGCGGTATTATTAATCGCTGCGATCTTAGAAGCCAAAGATCTCAACTATTTTATTAAAATTACCAAGGCTTTAGGTATGACTCCTTTAATTGAAGTACATACTCTCGAAGAATTAGACCGAGTGCTAAAAATAGACGGTGTTGAGCTAGTCGGTATTAATAACCGTAATTTAGCAGATTTTTCAGTTAGCTTACAAACTACTTGTGATATCTTGGCTGCCAGACGAGAAGAGTTAAGCCAACGCAATATTTTGGTCGTCAGTGAATCTGGTTTACATACCCCAGAAGACTTAAACACCGTCAAAGAAGCAGGAGCAAAAGCAGTCTTAATTGGGGAATCATTGGTTAAACAAGAAGATATAACACAAGCAGCCTCTAATTTATTTAATTTTGGAAACTAG
- a CDS encoding aspartate aminotransferase, which translates to MSLDWISRAERLDALPPYVFARLDELKVRAREQGLDLIDLGMGNPDGAAPQPVIDAAIAALQNPDNHGYPPFEGTASFRQAITTWYKRCYGVELSPDSEALPLIGSKEGLGHLALAYVNPGDIILVPTPSYPAHFRGPMIAGAKIHPIHLTAEQNWLIDLSTIAEDVARQAKILYFNYPNNPTTATAPREFYEEIVEFARHYEILLVHDLCYAELAFDGYQPTSLLEIPGAKEIGVEFHTLSKTYNMAGWRVGFVVGNSDVIQGLRTLKTNLDYGIFSAIQKAAETALQLPDEYIKQVQHRYSTRRDFLIEGLGKLGWKIPVSKATMYLWIETPMAQSSTEFALDVLQQTGVVITPGNAFGEAGEGYVRISLIVDCDRLGEVLRRFKQAGICYR; encoded by the coding sequence ATGAGTTTAGATTGGATTAGTCGTGCCGAGCGTTTAGATGCCCTACCTCCTTACGTATTTGCCCGCCTGGATGAATTAAAAGTCCGCGCCAGAGAACAAGGACTAGACTTAATTGATTTGGGAATGGGGAATCCTGATGGTGCTGCACCTCAACCAGTGATTGATGCAGCGATCGCCGCCCTCCAAAATCCCGACAATCATGGCTATCCACCCTTTGAGGGAACAGCGAGTTTTCGGCAGGCAATTACGACCTGGTATAAAAGATGCTATGGAGTTGAATTAAGCCCTGATAGCGAAGCTTTACCCCTAATTGGCTCTAAAGAGGGTTTGGGTCATTTGGCTTTAGCCTATGTCAATCCAGGAGATATTATTTTAGTTCCCACTCCTTCTTATCCTGCCCATTTTCGGGGACCAATGATCGCAGGAGCGAAAATTCACCCGATACACCTGACGGCAGAACAAAACTGGTTAATTGACCTGAGTACTATTGCTGAAGATGTGGCGAGGCAAGCTAAGATACTTTATTTTAATTATCCAAATAATCCGACTACCGCTACTGCACCACGGGAGTTTTATGAGGAAATAGTTGAGTTTGCCCGTCACTATGAAATATTATTAGTCCACGATCTTTGCTATGCGGAATTAGCCTTTGATGGTTATCAGCCAACATCTTTGTTAGAAATACCAGGGGCAAAAGAAATCGGCGTAGAATTTCATACCCTATCAAAAACTTATAATATGGCTGGTTGGCGTGTGGGTTTCGTGGTGGGTAACTCAGACGTAATTCAGGGATTGCGGACTCTTAAAACTAATTTGGACTATGGTATTTTCTCCGCGATCCAAAAAGCAGCCGAAACTGCTTTACAGTTACCAGATGAATATATCAAACAGGTGCAACACCGCTATAGTACTAGAAGAGATTTTTTGATCGAGGGTTTGGGAAAACTCGGCTGGAAGATTCCAGTTTCTAAGGCAACTATGTATCTGTGGATCGAAACTCCTATGGCACAAAGTTCGACGGAATTTGCTTTGGATGTCTTACAGCAAACTGGGGTAGTAATCACTCCTGGAAATGCTTTTGGTGAAGCGGGTGAGGGCTATGTCAGAATTAGTCTGATTGTCGATTGCGATCGCCTGGGAGAAGTGCTGAGGCGGTTTAAACAAGCGGGGATTTGTTATCGATAA
- the bchM gene encoding magnesium protoporphyrin IX methyltransferase, with translation MKTTDKTKKNDKVIVKDYFNQQGFERWRRIYGETEDVNKVQKKIRQGHQQTIDTVVGWLKDDGNLADLKICDAGCGVGSLSIPLAQAGATVCASDISAKMVNEARERAELALGDTSQLDFMVKDLEALTGIYDTVICLDVLIHYPTEDAAKMIAHLASLTESRLILSFAPKTYLLFILKKIGEFFPGPSKTTRAYQHQEAKIIAILKDNGFEIKRTGMTSISFYYSRILEAVKSS, from the coding sequence ATGAAAACAACTGACAAAACTAAAAAAAATGATAAAGTAATCGTTAAAGATTATTTCAATCAACAAGGGTTTGAGCGCTGGCGCAGAATCTACGGCGAAACAGAAGACGTTAATAAAGTCCAAAAGAAAATTCGTCAGGGACATCAACAAACTATTGATACTGTAGTTGGCTGGTTGAAAGATGATGGCAACTTAGCAGATTTGAAAATTTGTGATGCGGGGTGTGGTGTAGGTAGTTTGAGTATTCCTTTAGCTCAGGCAGGAGCGACAGTTTGCGCGAGTGATATCTCTGCCAAAATGGTTAATGAAGCGCGGGAAAGAGCCGAATTAGCACTAGGTGATACTAGCCAGCTCGATTTCATGGTTAAAGATTTAGAAGCCTTAACTGGTATATATGACACGGTAATTTGCTTAGATGTTCTAATTCATTACCCGACAGAAGATGCAGCAAAAATGATCGCGCATTTAGCATCTTTGACCGAATCTCGTCTAATTCTTAGTTTTGCTCCAAAAACTTATTTATTATTTATCTTGAAAAAAATTGGCGAATTTTTTCCTGGTCCTTCCAAAACTACTAGAGCTTATCAACACCAAGAAGCAAAAATTATCGCAATTTTAAAAGACAATGGTTTCGAGATTAAACGCACGGGAATGACTAGCATTAGCTTTTATTATTCTCGAATATTAGAAGCAGTTAAATCCAGTTAA